A stretch of Vespa velutina chromosome 8, iVesVel2.1, whole genome shotgun sequence DNA encodes these proteins:
- the LOC124951116 gene encoding uncharacterized protein LOC124951116 → MYMTALWIAFIFAQSSRLLVEGIRSHYVDSTQIAEINEMGDNPADNREPTCKELRTMWRYTKRQSRAIQIMHKLPFAQDFFAYNPWKNYQPPPQPPLDYRDYTDRPRTRAAGSSPPIYGRIVHKAPPGSRLRSSQQMPHQPKAFEDVAYLYGTINFHPPSSRRRQSSFRIGGGASPPISQVPQAGKFQHLRDLIRGERARELKKQHESDRIAAAKAATIKDYSNVDQDDYQNVPRPRKYFGNSLDGYQQFRNPKADINRAWSRGDHYLPEYMLR, encoded by the exons ATGTATATGACGGCTCTATGGATCGCTTTTATTTTTGCTCAGTCGAGCAGATTGCTCGTCGAGGGCATCAGATCGCACTATGTCGATTCAACGCAAATCGCGGAGATCAACGAAATGGGCGATAACCCTGCGGATAATAGAGAACCGACGTGCAAAGAATTACGCACGATGTGGAGGTATACCAAACGCCAAAGTAGAGCCATCCAAATTATGCATAAACTTCCATTCGCACAAGACTTCTTCGCGTATAATCCGTGGAAGAATTATCAGCCTCCTCCTCAACCCCCTCTTGACTATCGAG ATTATACCGATCGACCTCGTACTCGTGCTGCTGGTAGTTCACCACCTATTTATGGAAGAATAGTTCATAAAGCACCGCCAGGAAGTAGACTGCGAAGCAGCCAACAAATGCCACACCAACCTAAGGCCTTTGAAGATGTTGCATATTTGTATGggacaataaattttcatccaCCCTCTTCCCGACGTCGACAATCGAGTTTTCGTATTGGTGGTGGTGCCTCCCCGCCTATATCTCAAGTTCCGCAAGCTGGTAAATTTCAACATTTACGAGACCTAATTCGTGGGGAGAGGGCTCGTGAATTGAAG AAACAACATGAATCTGATAGAATCGCAGCTGCGAAAGCAGCGACAATCAAGGATTATTCTAACGTCGATCAAGATGATTATCAAAATGTACCACGGCCGCGGAAATACTTTGGAAACTCATTAGATGGATATCAGCAATTTAGAAATCCAAAGGCTGATATCAACCGGGCTTGGTCG CGTGGCGATCATTATTTGCCAGAATATATGCTGCGTTAA